A genomic window from Equus asinus isolate D_3611 breed Donkey chromosome 25, EquAss-T2T_v2, whole genome shotgun sequence includes:
- the LOC123280641 gene encoding CD48 antigen-like isoform X2, which produces MGPCSEDTPLCWASWLLGFSSLLLSVCSTGVKSSGAHGAGVQDSGSNVSLKEIRGGSVWFHLIKEPGTELEEIVWAFGPAIKHTVMLRVHKGSEGTPTWVSLQDKYMQRVHVPNMTSLRIENLTREDSGQYRARASLTGGMESNQIFDLTVYDLLPLPKIQVQSVSTTGGWCNITLECRAAGVTEDLNVTWESKDLPRELEPARNSWTLAVSVPLSQPNASLTCVVSNPKDRKTVTTFLGTLCAHDSQGHASTGTLKAILGAIVAVLLILGVGLYLWKTHEKKKKMEIGRGAGLQEEHRNHDDDMQYAELSLQESRGGKDKSMGERCLQEKEPLTTVYSEVQKPGQARP; this is translated from the exons GTGTCTGCAGCACTGGGGTCAAGAGTTCTGGAGCACATGGTGCTGGAGTTCAGGATTCTGGATCCAACGTTTCTCTGAAGGAGATCCGAGGAGGTTCTGTGTGGTTTCATCTGATCAAGgagccaggcactgagctggAGGAGATCGTTTGGGCCTTTGGCCCCGCCATTAAACACACAGTCATGCTGCGAGTCCATAAAGGGTCAGAAGGGACTCCAACCTGGGTCAGCCTCCAGGACAAGTACATGCAGAGGGTCCATGTGCCCAACATGACATCCCTGAGGATTGAGAACTTGACCCGTGAGGACAGTGGGCAGTACCGGGCTCGAGCCAGCTTAACTGGGGGAATGGAATCTAACCAGATTTTCGACCTCACCGTCTATG aTCTTCTTCCCCTTCCCAAGATCCAAGTCCAGTCAGTGTCCACCACAGGAGGCTGGTGCAACATCACCCTGGAGTGCAGGGCTGCAGGGGTAACGGAGGACCTGAATGTGACCTGGGAAAGCAAGGATCTCCCAAGGGAGCTGGAACCAGCCCGCAACTCCTGGACCCTGGCTGTGAGTGTGCCTCTGAGCCAGCCCAATGCCAGCCTCACCTGTGTGGTCAGCAACCCCAAGGACCGGAAAACTGTCACCACATTCCTTGGGACACTCTGTGCCCATG ATTCACAGGGACACGCCTCAACAGGCACCCTCAAAGCCATCCTAGGGGCCATCGTGGCTGTGCTATTGATCCTCGGTGTTGGACTGTACCTTTGGAAGACacatgagaagaagaagaagatggagaTTGGAAGAG GTGCAGGACTGCAGGAGGAACACAGGAACCACGATGATGACATGCAGTATGCAGAGCTGAGCTTGCAGGAGTCTCGAGGTGGCAAGGACAAG AGTATGGGTGAACGATGTCTACAAGAAAAGGAACCTCTCACTACTGTCTACAGTGAGGTCCagaagccaggccaggccaggccatgA
- the LOC123280641 gene encoding CD48 antigen-like isoform X1, with the protein MGPCSEDPPLCWASWLLGFSSLLLSVCSTGVKSSGAHGAGVQDSGSNVSLKEIRGGSVWFHLIKEPGTELEEIVWAFGPAIKHTVMLRVHKGSEGTPTWVSLQDKYMQRVHVPNMTSLRIENLTREDSGQYRARASLTGGMESNQIFDLTVYDLLPLPKIQVQSVSTTGGWCNITLECRAAGVTEDLNVTWESKDLPRELEPARNSWTLAVSVPLSQPNASLTCVVSNPKDRKTVTTFLGTLCAHDSQGHASTGTLKAILGAIVAVLLILGVGLYLWKTHEKKKKMEIGRGAGLQEEHRNHDDDMQYAELSLQESRGGKDKSMGERCLQEKEPLTTVYSEVQKPGQARP; encoded by the exons GTGTCTGCAGCACTGGGGTCAAGAGTTCTGGAGCACATGGTGCTGGAGTTCAGGATTCTGGATCCAACGTTTCTCTGAAGGAGATCCGAGGAGGTTCTGTGTGGTTTCATCTGATCAAGgagccaggcactgagctggAGGAGATCGTTTGGGCCTTTGGCCCCGCCATTAAACACACAGTCATGCTGCGAGTCCATAAAGGGTCAGAAGGGACTCCAACCTGGGTCAGCCTCCAGGACAAGTACATGCAGAGGGTCCATGTGCCCAACATGACATCCCTGAGGATTGAGAACTTGACCCGTGAGGACAGTGGGCAGTACCGGGCTCGAGCCAGCTTAACTGGGGGAATGGAATCTAACCAGATTTTCGACCTCACCGTCTATG aTCTTCTTCCCCTTCCCAAGATCCAAGTCCAGTCAGTGTCCACCACAGGAGGCTGGTGCAACATCACCCTGGAGTGCAGGGCTGCAGGGGTAACGGAGGACCTGAATGTGACCTGGGAAAGCAAGGATCTCCCAAGGGAGCTGGAACCAGCCCGCAACTCCTGGACCCTGGCTGTGAGTGTGCCTCTGAGCCAGCCCAATGCCAGCCTCACCTGTGTGGTCAGCAACCCCAAGGACCGGAAAACTGTCACCACATTCCTTGGGACACTCTGTGCCCATG ATTCACAGGGACACGCCTCAACAGGCACCCTCAAAGCCATCCTAGGGGCCATCGTGGCTGTGCTATTGATCCTCGGTGTTGGACTGTACCTTTGGAAGACacatgagaagaagaagaagatggagaTTGGAAGAG GTGCAGGACTGCAGGAGGAACACAGGAACCACGATGATGACATGCAGTATGCAGAGCTGAGCTTGCAGGAGTCTCGAGGTGGCAAGGACAAG AGTATGGGTGAACGATGTCTACAAGAAAAGGAACCTCTCACTACTGTCTACAGTGAGGTCCagaagccaggccaggccaggccatgA